TATTGCCTGTTATCAACATCAAAAAATTTTAAATACTCCATCTCGCCGCCAACAATTATTAAACCTCTTGTTTGAAAAATTTATTCATGAAGGAATAGAAATTAGAGGATGGGTAATTTTGGTGAATCATTATCATTTATTGGTCTATTTGCCCAATTTATCAATTCTCTCCTCAATTTTTAAAGCAATTCATGGTTTTACTTCCTATCAATGGAATTTAGAAGATAATCAAAGAGGACGTAAAGTATGGTATCGTTTTAGCGATCGCGCCATTCGCTCCAAAAGACATTATTACACAACCCTGAACTACATACATTATAATCCTGTGAAACATAACTACGTTAACTCTCCTTATGACTGGTTCGAAAGTAGTGTACATTGGTATTTACAGGAGAAAGGTAGAGAGTGGTTAAGAGATAGTTGGGTGAAATACCCTGTAAAAGACTATGGAAAAGGATGGGATAATTAAACCAGGTTCGTAGTGAGGGCTTTAGCCCTTCAAAAAGCCCTAAAGGGCTTACTACGAACTTAAGCACTAAAATATTTAGCCACAGGGTGATAACAAATAATCGCACTGGTGGACTGTTCAGGGTATATTTGTTCAGACTCATCCATATACATATCAATGCGCTTAGTATCCAACAAATCTAACTGCACATATTGATCTAACATATTAGGACAGGCAGGATAACCAAAACTATACCGTGAACCCTGATAACGTTGTTTAAACATATCACGGATATTATCTGGCTCTAAATCGCCAAAACCCAACTCCCGTCGAATCCTTGCATGACACCATTCCGCCATGGCTTCCGCCGTTTGTACCGCCATACCATGATAATAGAGGTAATTGGTATATTCATCATTGGCAAACAGTTTTTGAGCGTATTCTGTGGCAATTTCGCCCACCGTCACCGCCTGCATGGGAAAAACATCGATGATACCCGAATCTTTAGAAGCGAAAAAGTCCGCAATACATAGCCTTTTACCAGACTTTTGGCGGGGAAACTCAAATTTGGCAATTTCTTCCCTAGCTTCAGGATTTTCAGGGTTATAAATATATAAAGTATTACCTTCCGATTGACAGGGGAAATAACCATAAATGAGAGTAGGATGTAATAAATTTTCCGCTTTTATTTTTGCTTTCCATTCATCTAAAATAGGATGTACTTTTTCCGCTAAAAATTCATTATATTCCTCCCTTGGTTGCCCTTGGGGTTTACGGAATTGCCACTGTCCTGCAAACAAGGCTTGTAAATCTAAATACCAGAAAAGATCGTCAAAATCAAACTCATCAGGATACATAATTTTTGTACCCCAAAAAGGAGGAGTCGGACGTTCAATATTAGGATCAACTGCATCACTTCTACGGGTATCAATTACCTGCTCTTTTTCTTCTTCTTTCTCTTTCTTCTCCTCAGTTTTTACCTCTCCAGAATCATCAAAGTTACGACCTTTAAAGAGATTATTTTCTTCTTCAAATTCTCCTAAAAATCCTTGTAAATTATCCCATTGACTGCTATTTTTGGCAGGCATTAATTTATCCATAAAGTGTAAATCGGCAAAAGCATCTTTACCATAAACCACTTTACCGTTATAAGCATTTTGACAATCTTCATAGACAAATTTAGGAGTTAGGGCAGCACCCCCCAAGATAACGGGAACATTTATTCCCTCTTGGTTAAAGGTTTCTAAGTTATCTTTCATAAACGCCGTGGATTTTACTAATAAACCACTCATGGCGATACAATCTGCATTAGATTCTCGATAGGCTTTAATGATATTTTCCACAGGTTGTTTAATACCAATATTGACCACTTTATAACCATTATTAGAAAGAATAATATCGACCAAATTTTTGCCAATATCATGGACATCTCCTTTCACTGTGGCAATTAAAAATGTACCTTTACCACTACCATCACTATCAGCTTTATCCATAAAAGGTTCGAGGAAAGCTACGGCAGATTTCATGGTTTGGGCAGATTGTAAAACGAAAGGCAATTGCATTTGTCCACTACCAAATAACTCCCCAACAACCTTCATACCATCCAATAAAAAGACATT
The sequence above is a segment of the Cyanobacterium stanieri PCC 7202 genome. Coding sequences within it:
- a CDS encoding protein of unknown function DUF1568 (PFAM: Transposase IS200 like~KEGG: cyc:PCC7424_3277 protein of unknown function DUF1568~SPTR: Putative uncharacterized protein) yields the protein MYEYHKLSHQQKLELVQERLKKGFPAHSPPHPIQIESFYLLTIACYQHQKILNTPSRRQQLLNLLFEKFIHEGIEIRGWVILVNHYHLLVYLPNLSILSSIFKAIHGFTSYQWNLEDNQRGRKVWYRFSDRAIRSKRHYYTTLNYIHYNPVKHNYVNSPYDWFESSVHWYLQEKGREWLRDSWVKYPVKDYGKGWDN